Genomic DNA from Turicibacter faecis:
GCATCGTATTGGCAATATAAGCACGGCTTTTCCCTAAACGTTCTCCCAATCGTTCCTGTGTTAGGTCTAACTTTTGGATTAGTAAACGATACGCCTCTGCCTCTTCAATAGCTGTTAAATCCTCGCGTTGTAAATTTTCAATTAATGCATATTCCATCATCAAATGATCATTAAATTCACGGATAATAGCCGGAATAGTCTTTAATCCTGCCTGTATGGCCGCTCGAAAACGTCTTTCTCCAGCGATAATTATATAACCTTTTATGTCTTTTTTCACAATAATTGGCTGAAAAACACCATGTTCTTTAATTGACATGGCTAATTCTTTAATTTTTGTTTCATCAAAATATTTACGTGGTTGATATGGATTAGGTCTTAAATCACCGACTTCTAATTGATGAATAACCTCTCCCTCTTTTACCTGTTCAAAAGACTCTAGGCTTTCAATGTCATGTTCTTGAAATAGTGCACCTAATCCTCTACCCAATCTATTCGCTGACATTATTTTTCACCACCTCTTTAGCTAAATCTAGATAAAATTGAGCTGCTGTTGATTTCTGATCATACGCAATAATAGACTTACCAAAGGATGGCGCCTCACTCAATCTAACTAAACGTGGAATAATTGTATTAAATACCTTTTCTTTAAAATATAGCTTAACCTCATTAATCACATCTAGTCCTAATCGTGTTCTACGATCAAGCATAGTAAGAAGTACACCTTCAATCGATAAATTTCGATTCAGGCGGCGTTGAACAATACGAATTGTATTTAATAATTGTGTTAATCCCTCTAACGCATAATACTCACATTGAACAGGGATTAATGTGGAATCCGCTGCTGATAATGCATTGATTGTTAAAAGACCTAATGATGGTGGACAATCGATAATGATATAGTCGAAATAATCCTTTACCTGATCTAATTTAGGTAATAACTTAAATTCACGGTCTTTTTCCATAACAATCATAGATTCAAATCCTGCTAATTCTTGAGACGAGGGGATTAAAAATAAATTTTCCTCATTCGTTTTTAAAATTACTTGACTCGTTGGTGTCTCGTCCACCAGTAAATCAAAAACCGTTAACTCAGCGTCTCCTTTATAAACACCAATACCTGTAGAGGCGTTAGCTTGGGGATCCATATCAACAAGTAATACTTTATGACCCAAGTAAGCCAAGGATGCTGATAAGTTAATACTAGATGTCGTCTTACCAACTCCACCTTTTTGGTTCGTTATAGCGATAATTTTCCCCATATTAACCCTCCTAAAGTCATACTTGCTAATATTTTACCACGAAATGATAAGTTATGAGAAATAAATTTGGAACTTAATCAGTAAATTTTGGGTTTTATAAAGGTACACATTATACCCAATAAATATTATTTCCAAACATGCTATTTTTATGAAAAAAATTGGTT
This window encodes:
- a CDS encoding ParB/RepB/Spo0J family partition protein, whose amino-acid sequence is MSANRLGRGLGALFQEHDIESLESFEQVKEGEVIHQLEVGDLRPNPYQPRKYFDETKIKELAMSIKEHGVFQPIIVKKDIKGYIIIAGERRFRAAIQAGLKTIPAIIREFNDHLMMEYALIENLQREDLTAIEEAEAYRLLIQKLDLTQERLGERLGKSRAYIANTMRLLQLPQSVQEEIENGVISVGHGKVLAGLKDEQLVLKLVNIIKEKQISVRELEDLIKEIGITHPAEEKKIKKIVNPHLEYVESNLKSYFGTKVKLKEKNGKGQIIIDYMTMDDLNRLLEMMGLE
- a CDS encoding ParA family protein, with amino-acid sequence MGKIIAITNQKGGVGKTTSSINLSASLAYLGHKVLLVDMDPQANASTGIGVYKGDAELTVFDLLVDETPTSQVILKTNEENLFLIPSSQELAGFESMIVMEKDREFKLLPKLDQVKDYFDYIIIDCPPSLGLLTINALSAADSTLIPVQCEYYALEGLTQLLNTIRIVQRRLNRNLSIEGVLLTMLDRRTRLGLDVINEVKLYFKEKVFNTIIPRLVRLSEAPSFGKSIIAYDQKSTAAQFYLDLAKEVVKNNVSE